In Arachis hypogaea cultivar Tifrunner chromosome 17, arahy.Tifrunner.gnm2.J5K5, whole genome shotgun sequence, a single window of DNA contains:
- the LOC112762466 gene encoding grpE protein homolog 2, mitochondrial isoform X1, with amino-acid sequence MFVYKVLYRVSRTISRSSTLLSASQRHPQHLSTFSNHFHSLLPQSQTKLIQVQANLLYPPINPSLAPRFGFSSSASPDEKEKANNVGDSTNDDPAKTSVDEKEIDQGEQAKGADQREESGSASDSQSQNPKRRRKSSKRVAFSDSDSDIESEDLSRDDLIKLVAEKEELLNLKHKEIEKMQDKVLRTYAEMENVMDRTRRESENSKKFAIQNFAKSLLDVADNLGRASSVVKESFSKIDASNDTSESVKLLKTLLEGVEMTDKQLSEVLKKFGVEKFDPTNEPFDPNMHNAIFQVPDSSKPPGTVAAVLKAGYKLYDRVIRPAEVGVTQAVEEDKNAAE; translated from the exons ATGTTCGTCTACAAGGTTCTATACCGTGTTTCCAGAACCATTTCCCGAAGCTCCACGCTTCTCTCTGCTTCGCAAAGGCACCCCCAACACTTGTCAACCTTCTCCAATCACTTCCATTCCCTCCTTCCCCAATCGCAAACCAAG CTGATTCAGGTTCAAGCCAATTTGTTATATCCACCAATAAATCCTTCTCTGGCTCCAAGATTTGGATTTTCTTCATCAGCATCACCTGACGAAAAGGAAAAGGCAAATAATGTGGGAGATTCTACAAATGATGACCCTGCCAAAACAAGTGTGGATGAGAAGGAAATTGATCAGGGTGAACAAGCCAAAGGTGCTGATCAAAGAGAAGAATCAGGTTCTGCTTCTGATTCTcaatctcaaaaccccaaaagGAGGAGAAAAAGTTCTAAACGAGTTGCATTTTCTGATTCAGATTCTGATATAGAGAGTGAAGATCTATCAAGGGATGATTTAATTAAGCTTGTTGCTGAGAAGGAAGAACTTTTGAATTTGAAGCACAAAGAGATTGAGAAAATGCAGGATAAAGTTCTGCGTACTTATGCAGAGATGGAGAATGTCATGGACAGAACTAGACGTGAATCAGAGAATTCAAAAAAATTTGCCATACAG AATTTCGCAAAGAGCTTACTAGATGTTGCGGACAACTTGGGAAGAGCTTCCTCTGTTGTAAAGGAAAGCTTTTCAAAGATTGATGCATCAAATGACACCTCCGAATCCGTAAAACTCTTGAAAACACTTTTGGAAGGTGTTGAAATGACCGACAAGCAACTTTCAGAG GTACTTaaaaagtttggtgttgaaaagtTCGATCCTACAAATGAGCCCTTTGATCCGAATATGCACAATGCCATCTTCCAAGTTCCTGACAGCTCCAAGCCTCCAGGCACCGTTGCTGCTGTTCTCAAG GCAGGATATAAGCTTTATGATCGCGTTATTCGCCCGGCCGAAGTTGGTGTAACCCAAGCTGTGGAGGAGGATAAGAATGCAGCTGAATGA
- the LOC112762466 gene encoding grpE protein homolog 2, mitochondrial isoform X4: MFVYKVLYRVSRTISRSSTLLSASQRHPQHLSTFSNHFHSLLPQSQTKVQANLLYPPINPSLAPRFGFSSSASPDEKEKANNVGDSTNDDPAKTSVDEKEIDQGEQAKGADQREESDSDIESEDLSRDDLIKLVAEKEELLNLKHKEIEKMQDKVLRTYAEMENVMDRTRRESENSKKFAIQNFAKSLLDVADNLGRASSVVKESFSKIDASNDTSESVKLLKTLLEGVEMTDKQLSEVLKKFGVEKFDPTNEPFDPNMHNAIFQVPDSSKPPGTVAAVLKAGYKLYDRVIRPAEVGVTQAVEEDKNAAE, encoded by the exons ATGTTCGTCTACAAGGTTCTATACCGTGTTTCCAGAACCATTTCCCGAAGCTCCACGCTTCTCTCTGCTTCGCAAAGGCACCCCCAACACTTGTCAACCTTCTCCAATCACTTCCATTCCCTCCTTCCCCAATCGCAAACCAAG GTTCAAGCCAATTTGTTATATCCACCAATAAATCCTTCTCTGGCTCCAAGATTTGGATTTTCTTCATCAGCATCACCTGACGAAAAGGAAAAGGCAAATAATGTGGGAGATTCTACAAATGATGACCCTGCCAAAACAAGTGTGGATGAGAAGGAAATTGATCAGGGTGAACAAGCCAAAGGTGCTGATCAAAGAGAAGAATCAG ATTCTGATATAGAGAGTGAAGATCTATCAAGGGATGATTTAATTAAGCTTGTTGCTGAGAAGGAAGAACTTTTGAATTTGAAGCACAAAGAGATTGAGAAAATGCAGGATAAAGTTCTGCGTACTTATGCAGAGATGGAGAATGTCATGGACAGAACTAGACGTGAATCAGAGAATTCAAAAAAATTTGCCATACAG AATTTCGCAAAGAGCTTACTAGATGTTGCGGACAACTTGGGAAGAGCTTCCTCTGTTGTAAAGGAAAGCTTTTCAAAGATTGATGCATCAAATGACACCTCCGAATCCGTAAAACTCTTGAAAACACTTTTGGAAGGTGTTGAAATGACCGACAAGCAACTTTCAGAG GTACTTaaaaagtttggtgttgaaaagtTCGATCCTACAAATGAGCCCTTTGATCCGAATATGCACAATGCCATCTTCCAAGTTCCTGACAGCTCCAAGCCTCCAGGCACCGTTGCTGCTGTTCTCAAG GCAGGATATAAGCTTTATGATCGCGTTATTCGCCCGGCCGAAGTTGGTGTAACCCAAGCTGTGGAGGAGGATAAGAATGCAGCTGAATGA
- the LOC112762466 gene encoding grpE protein homolog 2, mitochondrial isoform X2, whose amino-acid sequence MFVYKVLYRVSRTISRSSTLLSASQRHPQHLSTFSNHFHSLLPQSQTKVQANLLYPPINPSLAPRFGFSSSASPDEKEKANNVGDSTNDDPAKTSVDEKEIDQGEQAKGADQREESGSASDSQSQNPKRRRKSSKRVAFSDSDSDIESEDLSRDDLIKLVAEKEELLNLKHKEIEKMQDKVLRTYAEMENVMDRTRRESENSKKFAIQNFAKSLLDVADNLGRASSVVKESFSKIDASNDTSESVKLLKTLLEGVEMTDKQLSEVLKKFGVEKFDPTNEPFDPNMHNAIFQVPDSSKPPGTVAAVLKAGYKLYDRVIRPAEVGVTQAVEEDKNAAE is encoded by the exons ATGTTCGTCTACAAGGTTCTATACCGTGTTTCCAGAACCATTTCCCGAAGCTCCACGCTTCTCTCTGCTTCGCAAAGGCACCCCCAACACTTGTCAACCTTCTCCAATCACTTCCATTCCCTCCTTCCCCAATCGCAAACCAAG GTTCAAGCCAATTTGTTATATCCACCAATAAATCCTTCTCTGGCTCCAAGATTTGGATTTTCTTCATCAGCATCACCTGACGAAAAGGAAAAGGCAAATAATGTGGGAGATTCTACAAATGATGACCCTGCCAAAACAAGTGTGGATGAGAAGGAAATTGATCAGGGTGAACAAGCCAAAGGTGCTGATCAAAGAGAAGAATCAGGTTCTGCTTCTGATTCTcaatctcaaaaccccaaaagGAGGAGAAAAAGTTCTAAACGAGTTGCATTTTCTGATTCAGATTCTGATATAGAGAGTGAAGATCTATCAAGGGATGATTTAATTAAGCTTGTTGCTGAGAAGGAAGAACTTTTGAATTTGAAGCACAAAGAGATTGAGAAAATGCAGGATAAAGTTCTGCGTACTTATGCAGAGATGGAGAATGTCATGGACAGAACTAGACGTGAATCAGAGAATTCAAAAAAATTTGCCATACAG AATTTCGCAAAGAGCTTACTAGATGTTGCGGACAACTTGGGAAGAGCTTCCTCTGTTGTAAAGGAAAGCTTTTCAAAGATTGATGCATCAAATGACACCTCCGAATCCGTAAAACTCTTGAAAACACTTTTGGAAGGTGTTGAAATGACCGACAAGCAACTTTCAGAG GTACTTaaaaagtttggtgttgaaaagtTCGATCCTACAAATGAGCCCTTTGATCCGAATATGCACAATGCCATCTTCCAAGTTCCTGACAGCTCCAAGCCTCCAGGCACCGTTGCTGCTGTTCTCAAG GCAGGATATAAGCTTTATGATCGCGTTATTCGCCCGGCCGAAGTTGGTGTAACCCAAGCTGTGGAGGAGGATAAGAATGCAGCTGAATGA
- the LOC112762466 gene encoding grpE protein homolog 2, mitochondrial isoform X3, with protein sequence MFVYKVLYRVSRTISRSSTLLSASQRHPQHLSTFSNHFHSLLPQSQTKLIQVQANLLYPPINPSLAPRFGFSSSASPDEKEKANNVGDSTNDDPAKTSVDEKEIDQGEQAKGADQREESDSDIESEDLSRDDLIKLVAEKEELLNLKHKEIEKMQDKVLRTYAEMENVMDRTRRESENSKKFAIQNFAKSLLDVADNLGRASSVVKESFSKIDASNDTSESVKLLKTLLEGVEMTDKQLSEVLKKFGVEKFDPTNEPFDPNMHNAIFQVPDSSKPPGTVAAVLKAGYKLYDRVIRPAEVGVTQAVEEDKNAAE encoded by the exons ATGTTCGTCTACAAGGTTCTATACCGTGTTTCCAGAACCATTTCCCGAAGCTCCACGCTTCTCTCTGCTTCGCAAAGGCACCCCCAACACTTGTCAACCTTCTCCAATCACTTCCATTCCCTCCTTCCCCAATCGCAAACCAAG CTGATTCAGGTTCAAGCCAATTTGTTATATCCACCAATAAATCCTTCTCTGGCTCCAAGATTTGGATTTTCTTCATCAGCATCACCTGACGAAAAGGAAAAGGCAAATAATGTGGGAGATTCTACAAATGATGACCCTGCCAAAACAAGTGTGGATGAGAAGGAAATTGATCAGGGTGAACAAGCCAAAGGTGCTGATCAAAGAGAAGAATCAG ATTCTGATATAGAGAGTGAAGATCTATCAAGGGATGATTTAATTAAGCTTGTTGCTGAGAAGGAAGAACTTTTGAATTTGAAGCACAAAGAGATTGAGAAAATGCAGGATAAAGTTCTGCGTACTTATGCAGAGATGGAGAATGTCATGGACAGAACTAGACGTGAATCAGAGAATTCAAAAAAATTTGCCATACAG AATTTCGCAAAGAGCTTACTAGATGTTGCGGACAACTTGGGAAGAGCTTCCTCTGTTGTAAAGGAAAGCTTTTCAAAGATTGATGCATCAAATGACACCTCCGAATCCGTAAAACTCTTGAAAACACTTTTGGAAGGTGTTGAAATGACCGACAAGCAACTTTCAGAG GTACTTaaaaagtttggtgttgaaaagtTCGATCCTACAAATGAGCCCTTTGATCCGAATATGCACAATGCCATCTTCCAAGTTCCTGACAGCTCCAAGCCTCCAGGCACCGTTGCTGCTGTTCTCAAG GCAGGATATAAGCTTTATGATCGCGTTATTCGCCCGGCCGAAGTTGGTGTAACCCAAGCTGTGGAGGAGGATAAGAATGCAGCTGAATGA